The following are encoded together in the Platichthys flesus chromosome 9, fPlaFle2.1, whole genome shotgun sequence genome:
- the gorab gene encoding RAB6-interacting golgin has product MSGWAGFSEAELRRMQLEDSAGPPGAARGRKPAPANRTRQQLLRERALQLTAQRAGGAGSTGLPPEQQLTKPPPREEPAAVAPAPAPAAAGAPGGGPAPAPGGGPAPAPRGVPAAAGAPGGGPAPAPAPGGAPAVEAKPVELKPGENHLTLVVKELEKQEVEIREKTRLELLQQEQKVMEEGNKRKKALLSKTIAEKSKQTQAEAVKLKRIQKELQALDDMVSNDIGILREKIEQASWGYSAARKRFEKAEAEYVTAKLDLHRKTEAKEQMTEHLCAIIQQNELRKAHKLEELMQQLHLQATEEVLEKLKEGEEEEEKRRSCAEGNGLVANQEGAVQPAEVCEPTEDKSVRGDSGGEVQGDKTKTEPPETEQEGHTLENGVPSETVAS; this is encoded by the exons ATGAGCGGCTGGGCCGGTTTCTCCGAAGCGGAGCTGCGGAGGATGCAGCTGGAAG ACTCAGCCGGGCCCCCAGGGGCAGCCCGCGGGCGGAAGCCGGCTCCAGCCAACCGGACCCGGCAGCAGTTACTGCGGGAGAGAGCCCTTCAACTCACCGCTCAGAGAGCCGGAGGAGCCGGGAGCACTGGGCTTCCCCCGGAGCAGCAACTCACCAAGCCGCCGCCGAGAGAAGAGCCAGCTGCcgtggctccagctccagccccggctgcagcaggagctccaggaggaggtccggctccagctccaggaGGAGGTCCGGCTCCAGCTCCAAGAGGAGTtccggctgcagcaggagctccaggaggaggtccggctccggctccagctccaggaGGAGCTCCGGCTGTAGAAGCGAAGCCCGTTGAGTTGAAGCCGGGTGAAAACCATCTGACCCTGGTTGTGAAAGAGCTGGAGAAACAAGAGGTGGAAAT acggGAGAAGACGCGTCTGGAgctcctgcagcaggaacaGAAAGTCATGGAGGAGGGGAATAAACGCAAGAAAGCTCTGCTGTCCAAAACCATCGCTgagaa gTCCAAGCAGACGCAGGCGGAGGCTGTGAAGCTGAAGAGGATCCAGAAGGAGCTGCAGGCCCTCGATGACATGGTGTCCAACGATATCGGCATCCTGAGAGAGAAGATAGAACAAGCCAGCTGGGGCTACAGCGCCGCCAG GAAGCGTTTCGAGAAGGCAGAGGCCGAGTACGTGACGGCCAAACTGGACCTGCACAGGAAGACGGAGGCGAAGGAGCAGATGACGGAGCACCTCTGTGCCATCATCCAGCAGAACGAGCTGCGCAAAGCCCacaagctggaggagctgatgcaGCAGCTGCATCTTCAGGCTACCGAGGAGGTGCTGGAGAAGCtgaaagagggggaggaggaggaggagaagaggagaagctgtgCGGAGGGAAACGGTTTAGTAGCGAACCAGGAGGGAGCAGTGCAACCAGCAGAAGTCTGTGAACCGACAGAGGACAAGAGTGTGAGGGGGGACAGCGGGGGGGAGGTCCagggagacaaaacaaagactGAACCACCAGAGACTGAGCAGGAGGGTCACACGTTAGAGAACGGTGTCCCCAGCGAGACGGTGGCGTCCTGA